In the Flavisolibacter tropicus genome, one interval contains:
- a CDS encoding START-like domain-containing protein, with translation MSKKQLFSLEYPVRCSPTILYEFLATSSGLQEWFADKVDDHDGVFSFSWNGSEDTAEVVAHEEEHFIRFHWSHAPVEEFFEFAIEKSEVTNQTILVIKDFAEKRDIKDQSMLWDHQVKDLFHRLGN, from the coding sequence ATGAGCAAAAAACAATTATTTTCTTTAGAATATCCTGTTAGGTGTTCCCCTACGATCCTTTATGAATTTCTTGCCACATCTTCTGGTTTGCAAGAATGGTTTGCTGATAAAGTAGATGATCATGATGGCGTGTTCAGCTTTTCCTGGAATGGTTCTGAAGACACAGCTGAAGTAGTAGCACACGAAGAAGAGCATTTTATTCGTTTTCATTGGTCACATGCTCCTGTAGAAGAATTCTTTGAATTCGCTATTGAGAAGTCTGAGGTAACCAATCAAACCATCCTGGTTATTAAGGACTTTGCCGAAAAAAGAGATATCAAGGATCAAAGCATGCTTTGGGACCATCAGGTAAAAGATTTGTTCCACCGTTTAGGAAACTAA
- a CDS encoding sigma-70 family RNA polymerase sigma factor, which translates to MSMRQLKITKSITNRESQSLEKYLQEIGRVELITPEEEVRLASLIKQGDQKALERLTKANLRFVVSVAKQYQNQGLSLPDLINEGNLGLIKAAQRFDETKGFKFISYAVWWIRQSILQALAEQARIVRLPLNKVGLTSRIQKAFQQLEQEFEREPSAEELADMLNMELEEVASSLNINARHVSMDTPLSEGEDGTLLDILENPNASMADADMDHKQSLKVEIDRSLKTLTERQKEVVCYFFGIGVDHPLSLEDIGEKFNLTRERVRQIKDKAITKLRTTQKTNLLRGYLG; encoded by the coding sequence ATGAGTATGCGTCAACTAAAGATCACGAAGTCCATTACGAATCGTGAGTCTCAAAGCTTGGAGAAGTACTTACAGGAAATTGGACGGGTTGAGTTGATTACCCCCGAAGAGGAAGTCCGTTTGGCTTCGCTTATCAAACAGGGTGATCAAAAAGCGTTGGAACGCTTAACAAAAGCAAACCTGCGCTTTGTAGTGTCCGTAGCCAAACAGTACCAAAACCAGGGTTTGTCGCTCCCTGATTTGATCAATGAGGGAAACCTGGGCCTAATTAAAGCCGCCCAACGTTTCGATGAAACCAAGGGTTTCAAGTTCATTTCTTATGCTGTATGGTGGATTCGACAGTCCATTTTACAGGCGCTGGCCGAGCAAGCCCGTATTGTGCGTTTACCGCTCAACAAGGTGGGGCTGACCAGCCGAATTCAAAAAGCATTTCAGCAACTGGAGCAAGAGTTTGAACGCGAACCCTCTGCCGAAGAACTAGCTGACATGCTGAACATGGAGCTGGAAGAAGTAGCTTCTTCGCTCAACATCAATGCCCGCCATGTAAGTATGGACACCCCCCTTTCAGAAGGAGAAGACGGCACCCTGTTGGACATTCTGGAAAACCCCAACGCCAGCATGGCTGACGCCGACATGGACCACAAACAGTCCCTGAAAGTAGAAATCGACCGCTCTCTGAAAACACTTACCGAACGCCAGAAAGAAGTGGTTTGTTACTTCTTTGGTATTGGCGTAGATCATCCATTAAGCCTAGAAGATATTGGTGAAAAGTTCAATCTAACCCGCGAAAGAGTACGCCAAATAAAGGACAAAGCCATTACCAAACTTCGCACCACTCAAAAAACCAACTTGTTAAGAGGCTATTTAGGTTAA
- a CDS encoding LptF/LptG family permease produces the protein MFKKLDKLILKAFIGPFLAIFFITLMVLVMQFFWLWIDDFVGKGLSAGIILEFIWYQSAVLVPLALPLAVLLSSIMTFGNLGETYELVAVKAAGISLIRFMRPLFIVVLGICGIAFLFGNYIIPVAMLKSRTLLYDIVYAKPAFDLKEGVFYDKLNGFAIKIGKKENDSVVRNVIIYEQTSGLQDNFIVASDGIMRSAGINKRFLEFKLRNGWRYQERGQAGTPNTEFIRLGFKEYTKQFDLSAFNFQRSSDSVNKSNWRMLSMRQLEKAIGEMEKKQAKIGQQIKTEVLSNVSFVSYLDSNWNKTTAAPVKAKKFDALIPDSIKSMLVERAASKASALYSTNESLLVNYEQQAKELRRHQMEWHRKISLSMACLVLFLIGAPLGSIIRRGGLGNSMIFSIIFFMLFYFIGNTGEKFAKEGEWLPFWGMWLSTFVLLPIGFFITYKALHDSQLFNKEFYFRLWRKFKALREKRAT, from the coding sequence GTGTTTAAGAAGTTAGATAAGCTGATTCTAAAAGCATTTATTGGGCCATTCTTGGCTATCTTTTTTATTACACTAATGGTACTGGTGATGCAGTTCTTTTGGTTGTGGATCGACGACTTCGTAGGTAAGGGTTTAAGTGCCGGTATCATATTAGAATTTATCTGGTACCAAAGTGCTGTATTGGTCCCTCTGGCGTTGCCATTAGCTGTTCTCCTTTCTTCTATTATGACCTTTGGCAACCTTGGCGAAACCTATGAGTTGGTAGCTGTAAAGGCAGCCGGTATATCTCTTATTCGGTTTATGCGGCCCTTGTTTATAGTGGTGCTGGGCATTTGTGGCATTGCCTTTCTGTTTGGAAACTATATTATACCTGTAGCCATGCTTAAATCGCGTACGCTATTGTATGATATCGTATATGCCAAACCAGCCTTTGATTTGAAGGAAGGTGTGTTTTACGATAAATTAAATGGCTTTGCTATAAAGATTGGTAAAAAGGAAAATGATAGCGTAGTACGTAATGTTATCATTTATGAGCAAACCAGCGGACTGCAGGATAATTTTATTGTGGCCTCTGATGGTATCATGCGCTCTGCGGGTATAAATAAGCGGTTTTTGGAGTTCAAGCTGCGCAACGGTTGGCGCTATCAGGAGCGAGGGCAGGCAGGAACTCCTAATACAGAATTCATTCGTCTCGGATTTAAGGAGTATACCAAGCAATTTGACCTGAGTGCTTTTAATTTCCAGCGTTCATCAGATAGTGTGAATAAAAGCAACTGGCGTATGTTGAGCATGCGGCAGTTAGAAAAGGCTATTGGTGAAATGGAAAAGAAGCAAGCCAAGATAGGGCAGCAAATAAAAACGGAAGTATTATCTAACGTTTCGTTTGTCTCTTACCTGGATAGTAACTGGAATAAAACCACAGCTGCACCTGTAAAGGCTAAAAAGTTTGATGCGCTAATTCCTGATTCTATAAAATCAATGTTGGTGGAGCGTGCTGCAAGTAAGGCCAGTGCCTTATACAGTACAAATGAAAGTTTGTTGGTCAACTATGAACAGCAAGCCAAAGAATTACGCCGCCACCAAATGGAATGGCACCGTAAAATTTCACTTTCAATGGCCTGCCTGGTGCTGTTTCTTATTGGTGCACCGTTGGGTTCCATTATACGTAGAGGCGGACTGGGTAACTCCATGATCTTCTCTATTATTTTCTTCATGCTCTTCTATTTTATTGGAAATACGGGAGAGAAGTTCGCTAAGGAAGGTGAATGGTTACCTTTCTGGGGCATGTGGCTCTCCACTTTTGTTTTGCTTCCTATTGGTTTCTTTATAACCTATAAAGCATTACACGATTCACAGTTGTTTAATAAAGAGTTTTATTTTCGTCTCTGGCGTAAGTTCAAAGCGCTTAGAGAAAAGCGTGCGACTTAG
- the ffh gene encoding signal recognition particle protein, which translates to MFESLQDRLEGAFKNLKGEAKITELNIASTVKEIRRALVDADVNYKIAKEFTDTVKDKAEGEKVINAISPSQLMVKIVKDELVSLMGGEAAPFNAKGNPAVILIAGLQGSGKTTFSGKLASYLKKQKMSPVLVAADVYRPAAMEQLRVLGEQIGVDVHLELENKNPVEIAQNAIRDARSKNKNVVIIDTAGRLAIDEAMMTEVANIKNAVNPQEILFVVDSMTGQDAVNTAKAFNDRLDYTGVVLTKLDGDTRGGAALSIKYTVNKPIKFISSGEKMDTLDVFYPERMAQRILGMGDITTLVEKAQAQFDEEQAKKLEKKIRKNQFDFADFKQQLEQIKRMGNLKDLMAMIPGVGKAIKDIDISDDAFKGIEAMINSMTPHERANPDVIDGNRRKRIAKGSGKDIAEVNAFMKQFEQMREMMKMMNKMPMGRMMPGMMGKR; encoded by the coding sequence ATGTTTGAATCATTGCAAGACCGGCTGGAAGGTGCCTTTAAAAACCTAAAAGGTGAAGCTAAGATTACGGAGCTGAACATAGCTTCTACCGTGAAAGAGATTCGCCGTGCATTAGTAGATGCAGACGTAAACTATAAAATAGCTAAAGAGTTTACCGATACCGTTAAGGATAAAGCCGAGGGTGAAAAAGTTATCAATGCCATCAGCCCTAGCCAGTTAATGGTAAAGATCGTAAAAGACGAGTTAGTGTCTTTGATGGGTGGAGAGGCAGCCCCCTTCAATGCAAAAGGCAACCCTGCTGTCATTTTAATTGCCGGTCTACAAGGTAGTGGTAAAACCACCTTTAGCGGTAAGCTTGCCAGCTACCTGAAAAAACAAAAGATGTCGCCTGTACTGGTTGCTGCCGACGTTTATCGTCCGGCTGCGATGGAGCAGTTGCGTGTATTGGGTGAGCAGATAGGCGTAGACGTGCACCTGGAGCTGGAAAACAAGAACCCTGTAGAGATTGCCCAAAATGCAATTCGCGACGCCCGGAGCAAGAACAAGAATGTGGTGATCATTGATACTGCTGGTCGTTTGGCCATTGACGAGGCCATGATGACCGAGGTAGCTAATATTAAAAACGCAGTAAACCCACAAGAGATCCTGTTTGTAGTAGATAGCATGACCGGCCAGGATGCTGTAAATACAGCCAAGGCCTTTAACGATCGCCTAGACTATACAGGTGTTGTATTAACTAAACTAGATGGTGATACCCGAGGTGGTGCGGCACTATCTATCAAGTATACAGTCAACAAGCCTATCAAATTCATCAGTAGTGGTGAAAAGATGGATACCCTGGATGTGTTCTACCCTGAGCGTATGGCACAGCGTATCCTGGGCATGGGTGATATTACTACCCTGGTAGAAAAAGCCCAGGCACAGTTCGATGAAGAACAAGCGAAAAAACTGGAAAAGAAAATTCGTAAGAACCAGTTTGACTTTGCTGACTTCAAACAACAGCTGGAGCAAATCAAGCGCATGGGTAATTTAAAAGACCTGATGGCCATGATCCCTGGCGTTGGTAAAGCTATTAAGGACATTGATATCAGTGATGATGCTTTCAAAGGAATTGAGGCAATGATCAACTCAATGACCCCCCATGAAAGAGCAAACCCTGATGTAATTGATGGCAACCGCCGCAAGCGTATTGCCAAAGGCAGTGGTAAAGACATTGCTGAAGTAAATGCCTTTATGAAGCAGTTTGAGCAAATGCGCGAAATGATGAAGATGATGAACAAAATGCCTATGGGTCGTATGATGCCGGGCATGATGGGAAAGCGTTAA
- a CDS encoding cation diffusion facilitator family transporter: MTPNVAQENKRSIRLQRAIAIASTVLLIVKFFAYYLTGSVSILTDALESIVNVVAGFIGLYSLHIAALPRDQNHPYGHGKAEFISAAVEGTLVLSAGAVIIYSAVKNLVVPRAISSIDQGIYLVAGTAIVNWLLGWITYKRGQKVNSLALIASGKHLQTDSYSTLAIIAGLILIALTNQVWIDSAVAILFGLYIIYTGYKIVRTSLAGIMDEADMALLGKMVDVLYKNRRDDWVDLHNLRVIKYGNVLHVDCHLTVPWYLNVNEAHQEIDYLGSLIRKDFGESLELFVHSDGCKYFQCHLCDKKNCPVRHHPFKQEIVWTMENVLENKQHGWEDVAKQTYQDRNNIY; encoded by the coding sequence TTGACACCAAACGTAGCACAGGAAAACAAAAGAAGCATACGCTTACAACGCGCTATTGCCATTGCATCAACCGTATTACTGATTGTTAAGTTTTTTGCCTACTATTTAACGGGCTCGGTATCTATTCTTACCGATGCGTTGGAAAGTATTGTCAATGTAGTAGCGGGGTTTATTGGATTGTATAGCCTGCACATCGCAGCGCTGCCGCGCGACCAAAATCATCCCTATGGGCATGGCAAAGCCGAGTTTATTTCAGCGGCTGTTGAGGGCACACTGGTATTATCTGCTGGTGCTGTAATTATTTATAGCGCTGTCAAAAACTTAGTTGTACCACGTGCAATTTCATCCATTGACCAAGGTATTTATCTGGTTGCGGGCACTGCAATCGTTAACTGGTTGCTAGGATGGATTACCTATAAACGAGGGCAAAAAGTAAACTCTCTTGCTTTGATTGCCAGCGGAAAACACCTGCAAACTGATAGTTACTCTACATTGGCCATTATAGCTGGTTTGATTTTGATTGCTTTGACCAACCAGGTTTGGATAGATAGTGCTGTAGCTATTCTTTTTGGTTTGTACATTATTTATACCGGCTATAAAATTGTACGCACTTCATTGGCCGGCATTATGGACGAGGCAGACATGGCTTTGTTGGGCAAAATGGTGGATGTATTATATAAAAACCGCCGCGATGACTGGGTAGATTTGCACAACCTGCGAGTCATTAAATATGGCAATGTGCTGCATGTAGACTGCCATCTTACCGTGCCCTGGTACTTAAATGTAAATGAGGCACATCAAGAAATTGATTATTTAGGCAGCTTAATACGCAAGGATTTTGGTGAATCGCTGGAGCTCTTTGTTCACTCTGATGGTTGTAAGTACTTTCAGTGCCATCTTTGTGATAAGAAAAACTGCCCCGTTCGACATCATCCTTTTAAACAGGAAATTGTCTGGACTATGGAAAATGTGCTGGAAAACAAACAGCACGGCTGGGAAGACGTGGCTAAACAAACCTATCAAGATCGAAATAATATTTATTGA
- a CDS encoding GxxExxY protein translates to MASNSQLPYETITHEIIGCSMKVHSFYGLGFPEVIYKRSLLIELENRNLRYRSEMEKDIYYSGKFVGRRRLDLIVNEKILVEIKAIKELENSHYKQVLNYLNVFDLEVGLLINFGAESLQFKRLIRSKQSAKSSLNP, encoded by the coding sequence ATGGCCTCCAATAGTCAATTACCATATGAAACTATCACCCATGAAATCATAGGGTGTTCTATGAAAGTTCACTCTTTTTATGGATTGGGCTTTCCAGAGGTTATTTATAAGCGAAGTTTGCTAATAGAATTAGAAAATAGGAATCTGCGCTATCGATCTGAAATGGAAAAAGACATTTACTATAGCGGAAAGTTTGTCGGAAGAAGGAGACTGGATCTAATAGTAAATGAAAAAATATTAGTGGAAATAAAAGCCATAAAAGAATTAGAAAACAGTCATTATAAACAAGTTTTAAATTACTTAAACGTATTTGATTTAGAAGTAGGATTACTAATCAATTTTGGGGCAGAAAGCTTGCAATTTAAGCGCTTGATACGCTCCAAGCAATCTGCGAAATCCTCTCTAAATCCTTAA
- a CDS encoding superoxide dismutase, with the protein MALPPSRRQFLIDSTKAGLGLYIGSGLLASCSTTAKLPSSSLTTGFQQQPLPYSYNALNEAIDATTMELHYSKHAAAYAKNLNEAASAENINTSQPLEEVMRRVSKYSAKVRNNGGGHYNHELFWKCMAPSGADHPSNKLATSIDSSFGSFDAFKKQLADAGVGRFGSGWAWLFVDGDKHLRIGSTPNQDNPLMDVSDIKGFPLLGLDVWEHAYYLRYQNKRADYINNWWKVVNWQYVQERFNSVV; encoded by the coding sequence ATGGCATTACCTCCTTCACGCAGGCAGTTTTTGATTGATTCAACAAAGGCTGGCCTGGGGCTTTACATTGGCTCTGGATTGTTGGCCTCTTGTTCAACTACAGCTAAATTACCTAGTTCTTCATTGACCACTGGTTTCCAGCAACAGCCCCTCCCTTATAGTTACAACGCATTGAACGAAGCTATTGATGCTACTACTATGGAGCTGCATTATAGCAAACACGCAGCTGCGTATGCTAAAAACCTCAATGAAGCAGCTTCAGCGGAGAATATCAATACCAGTCAACCCTTGGAAGAAGTGATGCGCCGTGTGTCAAAATACTCAGCAAAGGTGCGCAACAATGGTGGCGGCCATTACAATCATGAACTTTTTTGGAAATGCATGGCACCCTCCGGTGCTGATCATCCTTCAAACAAATTGGCCACAAGTATCGACAGCAGCTTTGGTTCTTTCGATGCCTTCAAAAAGCAATTGGCAGATGCTGGTGTAGGCCGGTTTGGTAGTGGTTGGGCCTGGTTGTTTGTAGATGGTGACAAACATTTACGTATTGGTTCTACGCCAAATCAGGATAACCCGCTTATGGATGTTTCAGATATCAAAGGTTTCCCGCTATTGGGCTTGGATGTTTGGGAACATGCCTACTATTTGCGTTACCAAAACAAACGTGCCGACTATATTAACAATTGGTGGAAAGTAGTAAACTGGCAATATGTGCAGGAGCGCTTTAATTCTGTCGTATAA